In Acomys russatus unplaced genomic scaffold, mAcoRus1.1, whole genome shotgun sequence, the DNA window CCAAGCTTATATTTTTACCTGGTCCAATATGTTACTATTTCTAACATGTCTTAactaattcctagacaaataaataaatgctgatcCTCCTGTCACCAGCTGTCCTGTTACTGACTTCACCTCCCCATTAGAAATAGTCCACTGACCACTTTCCAGGCCCCTCTGGAATGCCTTCTGGAAAATCTGAAATCCCTATgctaagcttacacacctctgcaaccaaacttggacagatgcAAAACAAGACCTTTTTAAAACACTGTTAGCAATCAGGTAAACTGGAAGGAAGCTCCCTATGTtcaattctttcctcttctttgctctccaaaaagtttcaaatatacactaaaataaaCACGGGAGGAAGTTCCCATGTGTAAGCCTTTGCTGTTTGCTCTCCCAAGGGTTTCAAATATACACCTAaaaggaattttctccctaacctacttactttgtcttctgcccacatatatgctCCAGaatcctgccagacttcctacatcCACGACATTGTGAAAGCAGCTGTTTACAGGAACTTCAGTACAACCTCAGAGGCTGTGCCAGCTGAACCTGCATTGCTCCTCCTAGCTGGCCCTCCACTGCCCTAccagccacagatgttctcagctctggacagcaaatacaacagcctgctcttcctggaactggccaacatttcagccttttaagcCCCTGCTGACACTCTGCTGTTAGCAGAAGCAGTCAAacacataggtttttttttttcattcccttattcatttacaaaaggctgaaatgttgtgCTTCCAAGCCAGAACaagcagctccaggttctccaTGCACTCCTctgtccctatctgctgcaggacatggctggcataccctgacTGCTCCCCTAAACTTTTCAGGACagaatttttctttcctcttcaccatataatctggaaattttgttgctcttgcttttttccctctttctcttttcccccttatatggaacccaaaagatgcttccaatgaacctacaacATATACTTACACAAAAACTATACAATgtcctcattttgtttttaattacaggaAAAGAGAGGAATGCTAACATACTGCCCCAGTTTGCCTAACAACTGGTGACCTCATTGACTATCTACTACTGGGCGTccccctgcccaggagtatataagtatacaaaaagacaaacccacctacctctctctctctctctctgtgtgtgtgtgtgtgtgtgtgtgtgtgtgagtgtgtgtgtgtgtgtgtgtgtgtgtgtttcccttcacttccctttctccccatGTTCACATAATAAATTTCTCTATATTTTACCTGTTGGTTGgtgcatgtttttatatttattagtatTTAAAACTGGGAAATGAGCAGGTCTCTACTGACCCTCATTTGTCTTGGGAACCAGCAATCTTGAAACTCCTCCAAGTTTTGACTGCTGTAGTACAAGAACTGCCACACAGAGCACTCAGACTTCAGTATCAGTTAGCTATGGATGGTGTATTGAAGGCCTTCCCCATTCTGATTGCAATGAGGGCCACAGGAGGACTCGGGAGCCTGACTGTGATTCTAAATGTTTCCCAGAATCTGTTTGTGAAGGCAAAATAGACAATAAGCTTATACAGGTGGGCAGAGGCTGGGCAGTTTTGACTCAGGTTATTTTTGTTAACTAGGTGAGCAGTTCTAGTTGATCTTTAATTTGATTGGTCCCAAGTGAAGATTACGGTTAGGGGCTGCTGTGCTTATGGCTGGGGAATTTCTAGGAACAAAAAGGCCACAGACTATGCTGAACATAAATATAGTTTATGGTCAACCTGACCTTGTACAGAGATTCTTTTGTGTCAGCAACAAGTTGAGATGATGTTGCTAGtgggcctgaaaaaaaaaatggctatgcTCGTGCCAAAAGAACCAGGCCTCAACATTGAGGTATCAGCTTCAAGGACTGAGTAACTCCTAGGTTCTCAGCTTTGAATTAAGATCATCCTCAAcacatagtgagtttaagactcacctgggctacatgaggctataatgtcaaaaagaaaaaagtaatacaaaacattttttaaagttttataattttttagaaTTATAGcagacatacagagaaaaagCTTCAAATCAACAAATCTGAAGCCTCCCCTAAATAAGAGGGCAatacttctgtttctttaaagacaAACAGCTTCTTCATTGGCTCCGCCTATAGAACTTCCTGACAGGCTTTACAGAATGCAGTTTTTCTTCATAGTTAAGCAAAGCACGACATCAAACAAGTCCCTTGAAGACACCTTGAAACTTCATCAGTTCCTGCACAAGAAGGTCAGTCTGGCCTGCAAGAGACctagagggagggagctgtgaaAGGTGGAGAGCATGGGGTGTCCATGGGAGTGAAGGTACTGTGCCTGCAGCTACATAGGAAGTGAGGAGCTGGTGGGAGTAGTGGGGGCCAGGGGACATAAGGAGATGAACAGCACATTGCAGTGTGCACCAACAGTATGTGGTTGCGGTGAAGGACTCAGAGTGTAGCCTGAGACATTTCATAGAAAGTTCTGTGTCCCCAAGGCACCTTCTTCAGAGTTGAGAGGCAACTCAGATGATCTCAATAATTCAATTTTCTTACCTCAGAATGTTACTCTTAGGTACCCTGGTCATTCAGAGCAAAGACAAGTAGAATTCAGATTTCTAAGTCCTCCCCCACTGCACAACAGACAGATTTGCATGTGTAATAACCTTACCTTTGGGTGGAGGAGGGCTGCAGAGGTCCGATTAGGTGCCCAGAAGGCACAGCATCCTTTAGGATGAACCTGCACTTGCCTGTGCCTCAGAGCTCtgttttgcttcctgtttgttgTCTTCTGTTATTACTGTACACTGAGGTATGCCTAAAATCTGAGGTGGCAATATCTCCATAGATTCTTTTGTTATTCAGGGGTTGTTTTAGCaatcctggtttttttttctttctttcttttttgactaATATGTGATAAGTGAACATATTTTGGCTTCGGTGTGATATTTAAAGACCTATTAAACTTTACTTGTCAAATCAGAGGAATGAGTGATTCCaatttcttattgtttcttttctttcaatttttgtttctttctttttctgtcttagaCAGAGTTTTTTGgtgtacccttgcctgtcctggaacatgctccGTAGAGCAGGCCTTACACACATAGAGATCCAGCTgcgtcttccttctttcctgtttgtttatgtttgaaGTCTTTCAATGCCTCTCCTAGTTCTTCATAAAAGATACAGTAAGTCGTTGAACATTAAAGTCACCCACTGTTGCTCCTGCCTGGGCTTTCAGGTGTTGGACACAGTAGAGACTGGGTGCACTCACCCTCAGATCTGCCACTCAATATGGCCCAGGCACACTTGTTCCAATGTTGGCATGAAGGCTGGCAGCAGGAGTAGGAGGAGCCTTTCCATGTTGTCAGCATCAGTCTAAATGACATCCAGATTGTCAGAGGTTTAAAAGCATGCTGGGTGAGGGGTGCTAATGAGAGGGCTCAGCATGTGAAGGTGCCTCCTGAGTAAGCCTGGGAATAGAGTTCAATGTCCAGAACCCgcagaaaagtagaaagagagcGTCAAGCTcacaaagtcatcctctgacctccatgggaaCACTAGGATGGGGACGTGCTACTGGGATTTCCTGAAGAATCACATCGGGTATcatttttttctgaggagaaactgTTTAATTTCTCTATGTCCTCCACAGTAATGCTTCACCTTTCTGTATATGGATGCATACAGATAACAGATCATTGCAAAatttcagggagggagggaagaaagaaaggcttggAAGGAGTTCCCTTTATTCTAATAGGcaattttcctctctttctcttctttaagaTCTGAGCATTCCAGTTCTTCAGAGTCAGCTTGCCCCAACATGGCTAGCTGTGCAGACACTGATCTGAGGATCATTCTGATAGGAAAAACCGGAAATGGAAAGAGTGTTTCAGCAAACACCATCCTAGGGAGATCTGAATTTGAGTCTAAGATTTCTGCCCATGCTGTTACCAAGACCTGCCAGAGAGCAACCAGGACATGGAAGGGGAAAGAGCTGGTTGTAGTTGACACTCCTGGGTTCTTTGACACCAAGGAGACCCTGAGGACCACATGTACAGAAGTCAGCCGCTGTGTCCTCTACTCCTTGCCTGGGCCTCATGCCATCATCCTGGTCCTACAGCTGGGTCGCcacactgaggaggaggagaaaactgtTGCTCTGATCAAGGGTATTTTTGGGGAGGCAGCCATGAGGTATATGATAGTCTTGTTCACTCGCAAAGATGACCTTGAGGACCGGAGCCTTGACAGCtttgttgaagaaaataaaaagctaaaagaCTTCGTCGTGCAGTGTGGGAATCGCTACGTTGCCTTCAATAACAAAGCAGGTGAGGCCGAGCAAGAAACGCAAGTGCAGGAGCTGATAGAGCTGATAGAGAACATGGTGGACAGAAACGGAGGGTCTTACTTTCAGGAGAAGATCTACGAGGACACAGATAACAGCCTCAACGACTATCTAAACAATCTGGAGGAAACTTATGCTCAAGAATTAAGTCTTGAATTCCAAAGAATAGAAAAGGAATATGCtaataaatcagaaaaagaaaaggaggcagaattGATTCTGCAATgagaatttacaaagaaaaattaaaagtgggagggaagaagctAAAGAGAATACATTAAAGTATATTTTCCAgcagatatttaaaatactttccaaACTTTGGAACAAGTTGTGGTCGTGATGCAAATTTGATTCTTTCTTATTGATGACCTTTggtctttgacaattttatacatgcatgcataggaTGTGTTCTGATTGTATGCGTGTCATTATGTGTTGGTATCTTTTCTGCTTTGCGATCCATAGACTTTAACAAGGACCATGTGTGTGACAACAGTTTAGCACAATCTGTCAGACAGTGTTGGCCTCACCGAGAGGAATCCAATGGAACACAGTGACTGTTCTTTCCCAGAGTCCATCAGTAGTTGCTAGCTCAACAGGGTGGAGTAAGTTCCC includes these proteins:
- the LOC127186178 gene encoding GTPase IMAP family member 9-like, which encodes MASCADTDLRIILIGKTGNGKSVSANTILGRSEFESKISAHAVTKTCQRATRTWKGKELVVVDTPGFFDTKETLRTTCTEVSRCVLYSLPGPHAIILVLQLGRHTEEEEKTVALIKGIFGEAAMRYMIVLFTRKDDLEDRSLDSFVEENKKLKDFVVQCGNRYVAFNNKAGEAEQETQVQELIELIENMVDRNGGSYFQEKIYEDTDNSLNDYLNNLEETYAQELSLEFQRIEKEYANKSEKEKEAELILQ